A stretch of Caenibius tardaugens NBRC 16725 DNA encodes these proteins:
- a CDS encoding type II secretion system F family protein: MINTPPGPTLLGFDVFLVGTILAGIAALAVMFAIYAAVTVRDPMAKRVKTLNARREQLKAGIITSAAKKRVSIVRKNETTDKMRSALEGMKVLQDTELKKIQQKLAQAGIRNKEIAVAVVFGRLILPIVFGILAVILFYFSDTFPEWGPLKRFFGFAAMTVGAYKAPDIYIKNLISKRSDAIRKGLPDALDLLVICAEAGLTVDAAFNRVARELGRAYPELGDEFTLTAIELAFLTERKQAFNNLAYRVDLDAVRGVVTTMIQTERYGTPLASALRVLSAEFRNERMMRAEEKAARLPAIMTVPLILFILPTLFVVILGPAACSISDTFASGVMKPK, translated from the coding sequence ATGATCAACACTCCTCCGGGCCCCACTCTCCTCGGTTTCGACGTCTTTCTCGTCGGTACCATTCTGGCTGGCATCGCAGCTCTGGCTGTCATGTTCGCGATCTACGCCGCCGTGACAGTGCGCGATCCGATGGCCAAGCGGGTCAAAACCCTCAACGCCCGTCGCGAACAGCTCAAGGCCGGGATCATAACCAGCGCGGCGAAGAAACGTGTCAGTATCGTTCGAAAGAACGAAACCACCGACAAGATGCGGTCGGCCCTGGAAGGCATGAAAGTCTTACAAGATACCGAACTCAAAAAAATTCAGCAGAAGCTGGCGCAAGCTGGCATTCGTAACAAGGAAATCGCCGTCGCGGTCGTGTTCGGACGACTGATCCTGCCGATTGTCTTTGGTATCCTCGCGGTTATCCTGTTCTACTTTTCCGACACGTTCCCCGAATGGGGCCCGTTGAAACGTTTCTTCGGCTTTGCTGCGATGACCGTGGGCGCCTACAAGGCCCCGGATATCTATATCAAGAATCTCATCAGCAAGCGCTCTGACGCCATTCGCAAGGGCTTGCCCGATGCGCTCGACCTGCTGGTCATCTGTGCGGAAGCCGGTCTCACGGTGGACGCAGCCTTTAACCGCGTTGCCCGGGAACTGGGGCGCGCCTATCCGGAACTGGGTGACGAATTCACCCTGACCGCGATCGAGCTGGCATTTCTGACCGAACGCAAACAGGCCTTCAACAACCTGGCCTACCGCGTCGATCTGGATGCGGTGCGCGGGGTCGTCACCACGATGATCCAGACGGAACGATACGGCACGCCGCTGGCATCCGCCCTGCGCGTGCTCTCCGCCGAATTCCGCAACGAACGCATGATGCGCGCGGAAGAAAAAGCCGCGCGTCTGCCCGCGATCATGACCGTGCCGCTCATCCTGTTCATTCTGCCGACGCTGTTCGTCGTCATTCTCGGCCCGGCGGCCTGTTCGATTTCGGACACCTTCGCCAGCGGGGTGATGAAACCAAAGTAA
- the mtnP gene encoding S-methyl-5'-thioadenosine phosphorylase, whose protein sequence is MQNEWHIGVIGGSGLYSDIGLEDAQEIAIASPFGEPSGPVTLGRIGAIRFSFIARHGAGHRLSPSTVNYRANIDALKRCGVTDLLAMSAVGSLQEGYAPGSFVAVDQLIDRTMGRASTFFDTGLVAHVSLADPVCPRLAELASSAAENAGGKVHRGGCYIAIEGPQFSTRAESRMYRQWGADVIGMTGMPEARLAREAELPYAMLAMVTDYDSWRESEAGVEVSDVLAVMQANAAIARRTLRCLAESLPANRVAVAADRALDGALITAPGAQDAAMWCKLDAVAGRIAARR, encoded by the coding sequence GTGCAGAACGAATGGCACATCGGGGTCATTGGGGGCTCCGGCCTGTACAGCGATATCGGGCTGGAAGATGCCCAGGAGATTGCGATTGCCAGCCCGTTCGGGGAACCGTCCGGCCCGGTCACGCTCGGCAGGATCGGGGCGATCCGTTTCAGTTTCATCGCGCGGCACGGCGCGGGGCATCGTCTTTCGCCGTCCACAGTCAATTACCGGGCGAATATCGACGCGTTGAAGCGCTGCGGGGTGACCGACCTTCTGGCCATGTCCGCCGTGGGATCGCTGCAGGAAGGCTATGCGCCCGGATCTTTCGTTGCGGTCGACCAGTTGATTGACCGCACCATGGGGCGGGCCAGCACATTCTTCGATACCGGGCTGGTCGCCCATGTCAGCCTGGCGGACCCGGTGTGTCCACGCCTTGCCGAACTGGCCAGCAGCGCAGCCGAGAACGCGGGGGGCAAGGTTCACCGCGGCGGATGCTATATCGCGATCGAAGGCCCACAATTTTCGACACGCGCGGAAAGCCGCATGTATCGCCAATGGGGGGCGGACGTTATCGGCATGACCGGGATGCCCGAGGCCCGGTTGGCGCGTGAGGCCGAATTGCCCTACGCCATGCTGGCGATGGTGACCGATTACGACAGTTGGCGCGAAAGCGAAGCCGGGGTCGAGGTTTCGGATGTGCTGGCGGTGATGCAGGCCAATGCGGCCATTGCGCGGCGCACCTTGCGATGTCTGGCGGAAAGCCTGCCCGCCAATCGCGTTGCCGTTGCTGCGGACAGGGCGCTGGATGGCGCGCTTATCACGGCGCCCGGTGCGCAGGATGCCGCTATGTGGTGCAAACTCGATGCGGTGGCGGGAAGGATTGCTGCCCGCCGCTGA
- a CDS encoding nuclear transport factor 2 family protein, whose protein sequence is MSYTVEQLPDLEAIKRLKSRYCRATDLGDEALLRQIFTEDVTVEYRGGAYTAMANGVDEMIDFLMNAHHSEMITMHQAHLPDITFTGPDSAEGIWYCEDFHIALDRKEITMGCLIYTDQYVRRNGEWLIARTEYSRVWEAFEPLRPGIQITAHQLARTGRQPGERKNIDHLLHWKDRAAA, encoded by the coding sequence ATGTCCTATACTGTTGAGCAGTTGCCTGATCTTGAAGCGATCAAGCGTCTGAAAAGCCGCTATTGCCGTGCGACCGACCTCGGTGACGAAGCTTTACTGCGGCAAATTTTCACAGAAGACGTTACCGTGGAATATCGCGGCGGCGCTTATACGGCGATGGCCAACGGCGTCGATGAAATGATCGATTTCCTGATGAATGCGCATCACTCCGAAATGATCACCATGCATCAGGCGCACTTGCCCGATATCACCTTCACCGGCCCGGATTCCGCGGAAGGCATCTGGTATTGCGAAGATTTCCACATCGCGCTCGACCGCAAGGAAATCACCATGGGCTGCCTGATCTACACCGATCAATACGTGCGTCGGAACGGGGAATGGCTGATCGCGCGGACCGAATACAGCCGCGTCTGGGAAGCGTTCGAACCGTTGCGCCCCGGCATCCAGATCACAGCGCACCAACTGGCCCGCACGGGCCGGCAACCGGGTGAACGCAAGAACATCGATCATCTGCTGCACTGGAAAGATC
- the clpB gene encoding ATP-dependent chaperone ClpB, with product MNLEKFTDRAKGFIQSAQTGAIRMNHQRITPEHLLKALLEDKEGMAAGLIQRAGGNPQFATQELDKALAKIPAVSGGGAQQTPGLDNDAVRILDQAEQLATKAGDSYVPVQRIVQALALAANTPAGQALKAANVTPQALETAIQDVTGGRAAHSAGAEESYDALGKYARDLTQAARDGKLDPVIGRDEEIRRTVQILARRTKNNPVLIGDPGVGKTAIAEGLALRIANGDVPDSLKGRKLMALDMGALIAGAKYRGEFEERLKAVLDEVKGAEGDIILFIDEMHTLIGAGKSEGAMDAGNLLKPALARGELHCIGATTLDEYQKYVEKDAALQRRFQPVFVGEPTVEDTISILRGLKDRYELHHGVRITDGAIVAAATLSNRYISDRFLPDKAIDLMDEAASRIRMEVESKPEEIEGLDRRIIQLKIEESALGKETDQASKDRLVALREELANLEQRSSELTTRWQNERDKIAAESKVKEELDQARMELDQAQRSGDLGRAGELSYGRIPELEKQLADAQGQTSNALLREEVTEDDIAAVVSRWTGVPVDRMMEGEREKLLKMEDMLGKRVIGQRDAVVAVSKAVRRARAGLQDPNRPLGSFLFLGPTGVGKTELTKALAEFLFDDDTAMVRIDMSEFMEKHAVARLIGAPPGYVGYEEGGVLTEAVRRRPYQVVLFDEVEKAHNDVFNVLLQVLDDGRLTDGQGRVVDFSNTLIILTSNLGSQYLANLEEGQDVESVEPQVMDVVRSHFRPEFLNRLDEIILFHRLGAEHMGPIVDIQVARVQKLLKDRKITLDLTDAAERWLGRVGYDPVYGARPLKRAVQRYLQDPLAERLLAGEIPDGSTVHIDEGDGALNITVN from the coding sequence ATGAATCTCGAAAAATTCACCGATCGTGCAAAAGGTTTCATCCAATCGGCGCAGACCGGCGCAATCCGCATGAATCACCAGCGGATCACGCCGGAACATCTGTTGAAGGCGCTGCTGGAAGACAAGGAAGGGATGGCGGCCGGGCTGATCCAGCGGGCAGGCGGCAATCCGCAATTCGCCACGCAGGAACTGGACAAGGCGCTGGCGAAAATTCCGGCGGTATCGGGCGGCGGGGCGCAGCAGACGCCCGGGCTGGATAACGATGCCGTGCGGATTCTCGATCAGGCAGAACAGCTCGCGACCAAGGCGGGTGACAGTTACGTGCCGGTTCAGCGGATCGTGCAGGCGCTGGCCCTTGCGGCCAACACACCGGCCGGGCAGGCGCTGAAAGCGGCGAATGTAACCCCGCAGGCGCTGGAAACGGCCATTCAGGATGTCACCGGCGGGCGCGCCGCGCACAGTGCCGGTGCGGAAGAAAGCTACGATGCCCTTGGCAAATATGCGCGTGACCTGACGCAGGCGGCGCGCGACGGCAAACTCGATCCGGTTATCGGCCGCGACGAGGAAATTCGCCGTACGGTGCAAATCCTCGCCCGGCGGACGAAGAACAATCCGGTCCTCATCGGCGATCCTGGCGTGGGCAAGACGGCCATCGCCGAAGGGCTCGCGCTGCGCATCGCCAATGGCGACGTGCCCGACAGCCTGAAAGGCCGCAAGCTGATGGCGCTCGATATGGGTGCGCTGATTGCCGGTGCGAAATATCGTGGCGAATTCGAGGAACGGCTCAAGGCAGTGCTCGACGAAGTGAAAGGCGCCGAAGGCGACATCATCCTGTTCATCGACGAGATGCACACGCTTATCGGCGCGGGCAAATCCGAAGGGGCGATGGATGCGGGCAACCTGCTCAAGCCCGCGCTGGCGCGCGGCGAACTGCATTGTATCGGTGCGACCACGCTCGACGAATATCAGAAGTACGTTGAGAAAGACGCCGCATTGCAGCGTCGTTTCCAGCCGGTCTTCGTGGGTGAACCGACGGTTGAGGACACGATTTCGATCTTGCGCGGCCTGAAGGACCGTTACGAGCTGCATCACGGCGTGCGGATTACGGATGGCGCGATCGTGGCGGCGGCGACGCTTTCTAACCGCTATATCTCCGACCGGTTCCTGCCTGACAAGGCGATCGATCTGATGGACGAAGCGGCCAGCCGCATCCGCATGGAAGTGGAATCGAAGCCGGAAGAAATCGAAGGCCTCGACCGGCGTATCATCCAGTTGAAGATCGAGGAATCGGCGCTCGGCAAGGAAACCGATCAGGCTTCGAAGGACCGCCTGGTCGCCCTGCGTGAGGAACTGGCCAATCTTGAGCAACGCTCCAGCGAGTTGACCACGCGTTGGCAGAACGAACGCGACAAGATCGCCGCCGAAAGCAAGGTGAAGGAAGAACTGGATCAGGCGCGGATGGAACTCGATCAGGCGCAGCGTTCGGGCGATCTCGGACGGGCGGGTGAACTGTCCTACGGCCGCATTCCGGAACTGGAAAAGCAACTGGCGGATGCCCAGGGCCAGACGAGCAACGCCTTGCTGCGCGAAGAAGTGACGGAGGACGATATCGCTGCGGTCGTCAGCCGGTGGACGGGCGTGCCCGTGGACCGGATGATGGAAGGCGAGCGTGAAAAGCTGCTCAAAATGGAAGACATGCTGGGCAAACGCGTGATCGGGCAGAGGGATGCCGTTGTCGCGGTGTCCAAGGCCGTGCGGCGTGCCCGTGCGGGTTTGCAGGACCCGAACCGGCCGTTGGGCAGTTTCCTGTTCCTCGGCCCGACGGGTGTGGGCAAGACCGAACTGACCAAGGCGCTGGCCGAATTCCTGTTTGACGATGACACTGCCATGGTGCGCATCGACATGAGCGAATTCATGGAGAAGCACGCGGTGGCGCGCCTGATCGGTGCCCCTCCGGGCTATGTCGGTTATGAGGAAGGCGGCGTCCTGACCGAGGCGGTACGGCGGCGGCCTTATCAGGTCGTGCTGTTCGACGAGGTGGAGAAGGCGCACAACGATGTCTTCAACGTGCTGCTGCAGGTGCTGGACGATGGCCGTCTGACCGATGGGCAGGGGCGCGTGGTGGACTTCAGCAATACGCTGATCATCCTTACCTCGAACCTTGGCAGCCAGTATCTTGCCAATCTCGAGGAAGGGCAGGACGTGGAGAGTGTGGAACCGCAGGTCATGGATGTGGTGCGCAGCCACTTCCGGCCTGAATTCCTCAATCGCCTTGATGAAATCATCCTGTTCCACCGGCTGGGCGCCGAACACATGGGGCCGATTGTCGATATTCAGGTGGCGCGGGTGCAGAAGCTGCTGAAGGATCGCAAGATCACGCTCGATCTCACCGATGCGGCGGAGCGCTGGCTTGGCCGGGTCGGCTATGATCCGGTCTATGGCGCGCGTCCGCTCAAGCGGGCGGTCCAGCGCTATCTGCAGGATCCGCTGGCCGAAAGGCTGCTTGCCGGGGAAATCCCCGATGGCTCGACCGTCCATATCGATGAAGGCGACGGTGCGCTGAATATCACGGTCAACTGA
- a CDS encoding type II secretion system F family protein: MSIPQMLLIAVGLMLTLLLAFAAFSGPSVAKASARRLQTVRERYAESTSDRVEAQLRKAVAARKPKMHQVAGSKSRIEALTLRLHRTGKPWTVAHYIYASIGLGLAIALLIYLKSGALLLALGFGFVIGGGLPHMVVNSQVKKRTNAFTTKFPDAIELLVRGLRSGLPVTETLGVVAQEVPGPVGEEFKAVVDRIKVGRTMEEALQETSDRLDTAEFSFFCITLAIQRETGGNLAETLSNLADVLRKRAQMKLKIRAMSSESKASAYIVGSLPFFVFGMVWFVNPEYIGRFFIDERLIVAGIGGFIWMCIGGFIMAKMVSFEI; this comes from the coding sequence ATGAGCATACCTCAAATGTTGCTGATCGCCGTAGGGCTGATGCTGACGCTGCTGCTGGCGTTCGCGGCGTTTTCTGGCCCTTCGGTCGCCAAGGCAAGCGCGCGCCGGCTTCAGACCGTACGCGAACGTTATGCCGAGAGCACGTCGGACCGGGTCGAAGCGCAGTTGCGCAAGGCTGTCGCCGCACGCAAGCCGAAGATGCATCAGGTCGCCGGTTCGAAATCGCGGATCGAGGCCCTTACCCTGCGTCTCCATCGTACCGGAAAACCCTGGACTGTGGCGCATTACATCTACGCCTCTATCGGGCTCGGTCTCGCTATCGCATTGCTGATATACCTGAAATCGGGTGCTCTCTTGCTTGCCTTGGGTTTTGGCTTCGTCATTGGCGGCGGTTTGCCGCACATGGTGGTCAATAGTCAGGTCAAGAAACGCACCAATGCCTTCACCACCAAATTCCCGGATGCGATCGAACTGCTGGTTCGTGGCTTGCGTTCGGGCTTACCGGTAACCGAAACGCTTGGCGTGGTAGCGCAGGAAGTTCCCGGCCCGGTGGGTGAGGAATTCAAAGCCGTCGTCGACCGCATCAAGGTCGGGCGGACCATGGAAGAAGCACTGCAGGAAACATCGGACAGGCTCGATACCGCAGAATTCAGCTTTTTTTGCATTACGCTTGCCATTCAGCGCGAAACGGGCGGCAATCTGGCTGAAACGCTCTCCAATCTGGCCGATGTGCTGCGCAAGCGCGCGCAGATGAAACTGAAGATCAGGGCGATGTCGTCCGAATCCAAAGCCTCAGCCTACATCGTCGGGTCTCTGCCATTCTTCGTGTTCGGCATGGTCTGGTTTGTGAACCCGGAATACATCGGCCGGTTTTTCATCGACGAGCGTCTGATAGTTGCGGGTATCGGCGGCTTCATCTGGATGTGCATTGGCGGCTTCATCATGGCCAAGATGGTCAGCTTCGAAATCTGA
- a CDS encoding TetR/AcrR family transcriptional regulator: MSSVALTTPLTDHLASLKLIDARSLRGETTRLRILEAAKNTFTRLGYELTTVDDIAKEAGISRPGFYVYFPTRFSAAEALAEYVGVFILKDFDALAALGPHPAQEDLAIWVLRRFAVMIEQHEYMRIFRHVVAVEPSFAARTRARYAEAFYRLAPVYPAFARAADAPDGEDAVRAHMLLSQLDQLSMDLIAGWRADPETIAAIFAGELARFLNS, encoded by the coding sequence ATGTCTTCCGTCGCACTGACCACACCTCTGACGGACCATCTGGCATCGCTGAAGCTGATCGATGCCCGCAGCCTGCGCGGCGAAACCACGCGCCTGCGCATTCTCGAGGCAGCCAAAAACACCTTCACGCGGCTGGGTTATGAACTGACGACCGTGGATGACATTGCCAAAGAAGCCGGCATCAGCCGCCCCGGTTTCTACGTCTACTTCCCGACCAGGTTCAGCGCGGCAGAAGCGCTTGCCGAATATGTGGGCGTGTTCATTCTGAAAGATTTCGACGCGCTGGCCGCACTCGGCCCGCATCCTGCACAGGAAGATCTGGCAATATGGGTGTTGCGCCGCTTTGCGGTGATGATCGAACAGCACGAATATATGCGCATATTCCGCCACGTGGTCGCGGTTGAACCATCGTTCGCAGCGCGCACCCGCGCCCGCTATGCCGAAGCGTTCTACCGGCTCGCCCCGGTTTACCCCGCCTTCGCCCGTGCCGCCGATGCGCCTGATGGCGAAGATGCCGTGCGTGCCCACATGCTGCTGTCGCAACTGGACCAGTTGTCGATGGATCTGATCGCCGGATGGCGCGCCGACCCAGAAACGATCGCCGCCATTTTCGCCGGCGAACTGGCGCGATTTCTCAACTCATAA